Proteins found in one Labrenzia sp. VG12 genomic segment:
- a CDS encoding DMT family transporter, with translation MSLRNWILLVVLGAIWGGAFLFAKVAVAEIPPFVLVFLRVFIACTTLMIVLWHQGLLDHLEWRLAGPFLVMGLLNNAVPFSLLFLGQTVIGAGLASILNATTPIFTVVVAGLLVRQESLDMHKIAGVLLGVAGVAVMLSSSLSGLATDPLWAQLCCLDAAISYACAATFARRFRTLPTQVAATGQLLGSSLIMLPVALFTASDWSPFDTSLVAWSNVIALGILATALAYLIYFRLLSDAGATNASLVTLLVPASALFFGWLILGENLSPLQLAGFGVLLAGLVVLDGRLFKRKVTETA, from the coding sequence ATGTCGCTGCGAAACTGGATCCTGCTTGTTGTTCTTGGTGCCATCTGGGGCGGGGCATTTCTGTTTGCCAAGGTCGCCGTTGCCGAGATCCCGCCATTCGTGTTGGTTTTCCTGCGGGTTTTCATTGCCTGCACGACGCTGATGATCGTTCTCTGGCATCAGGGACTGCTGGATCATCTTGAGTGGCGGCTGGCCGGACCGTTCCTTGTCATGGGTCTGCTGAACAACGCGGTCCCCTTCTCGCTGCTGTTTCTCGGCCAGACTGTCATCGGCGCAGGTCTGGCGTCCATCCTGAACGCCACCACTCCGATTTTCACCGTTGTTGTTGCGGGTCTTCTTGTTCGCCAGGAAAGCCTGGACATGCACAAGATTGCCGGCGTTCTGCTTGGTGTGGCCGGCGTTGCCGTGATGCTGTCGAGCAGTCTTTCCGGGCTGGCGACGGACCCGCTCTGGGCCCAGCTCTGCTGCCTGGACGCAGCGATTTCCTATGCCTGTGCCGCGACCTTCGCCAGGCGCTTCAGAACTCTGCCGACCCAGGTCGCCGCCACGGGACAGCTCCTCGGCTCAAGTCTGATCATGCTGCCTGTAGCCCTCTTTACAGCATCCGACTGGTCACCCTTTGACACCAGCCTGGTCGCCTGGAGCAATGTGATCGCGCTCGGGATCCTGGCAACCGCGCTTGCCTATCTGATCTACTTCCGGCTCCTCAGCGACGCCGGCGCCACCAATGCGTCGCTGGTCACGCTGCTGGTGCCGGCAAGCGCGCTCTTTTTCGGCTGGCTGATTCTCGGCGAAAATCTCAGTCCGCTGCAGCTTGCCGGGTTCGGTGTGTTGCTGGCGGGCCTTGTCGTGCTCGACGGCCGCCTGTTCAAACGGAAAGTAACGGAAACGGCATGA
- the serA gene encoding phosphoglycerate dehydrogenase, with the protein MAPKVLISDKLSDAAVQIFKDRGVDVDFLPDVGKDKEKLLEIIGQYDGLAIRSATKVTEKVIAAADNLKVIGRAGIGVDNVDIPKATARGIIVMNTPFGNAITTAEHAISMMMAAARQIPAADASTQAGKWEKSRFMGRELTGKTLGLVGCGNIGSIVADRAIGLRMKVIAYDPFLTPERAVALGVEKVELDGLFSRSDFITLHTPLTDKTRNIINADSIAKMRKGVYLINCARGGLADEAAVRAALEEGKLAGAAFDVFVEEPAKDNVLFGAPNFVSTPHLGASTAEAQENVALQVAEQMCDYLLDGAVRNALNMPSITAEEAPKLAPFVRLAEQLGSFAGQLTETGIEGVRLEYAGAVAEMNVQALTAAALTGLLTPLLQTVNMVSAPILAKERGMKIEEIRREKQGAYETYIRLTVMTERQERSVAGTVFADGKPRIIQVKGINMEAELGSHMLYITNEDKPGFIGHLGMELGNNGVNIATFHLGRLAPGDDAICLVEVDGAVSQEIMTRLETVSHVKQVKALTF; encoded by the coding sequence ATGGCACCCAAGGTACTGATTTCAGACAAGTTGTCGGATGCGGCCGTCCAGATCTTCAAGGACCGCGGCGTTGATGTGGATTTCCTGCCGGATGTCGGCAAGGACAAGGAAAAGCTGCTGGAAATCATCGGCCAGTATGATGGTCTGGCCATTCGCTCGGCCACCAAGGTCACCGAGAAGGTGATTGCGGCCGCCGACAATCTCAAGGTCATCGGCCGGGCTGGCATCGGGGTCGACAATGTCGATATTCCGAAGGCAACCGCGCGCGGCATCATCGTGATGAACACGCCTTTCGGCAATGCCATCACGACGGCCGAACATGCAATCTCTATGATGATGGCGGCCGCCCGCCAGATCCCGGCGGCAGATGCCTCGACCCAGGCCGGCAAATGGGAGAAATCCCGGTTCATGGGCCGGGAACTGACTGGCAAGACGCTGGGTCTGGTCGGCTGCGGCAACATCGGCTCCATTGTTGCCGACCGCGCCATCGGCCTCAGGATGAAGGTGATTGCCTATGATCCGTTCCTGACCCCGGAACGGGCTGTGGCGCTCGGTGTCGAAAAGGTCGAGCTGGACGGGCTCTTCAGCCGGTCTGACTTCATCACGCTGCACACGCCGCTGACCGACAAGACCCGCAACATCATCAATGCGGATTCGATTGCCAAGATGCGCAAGGGCGTCTACCTGATCAACTGCGCGCGCGGCGGCCTTGCCGACGAGGCGGCTGTACGGGCAGCCCTGGAGGAAGGCAAACTGGCCGGAGCGGCTTTCGACGTCTTTGTCGAGGAACCGGCGAAGGACAACGTGCTCTTCGGGGCTCCGAACTTCGTCTCGACCCCGCATCTCGGCGCCTCGACCGCGGAAGCCCAGGAAAATGTCGCGCTTCAGGTCGCCGAACAGATGTGCGACTACCTGCTCGACGGAGCGGTCCGCAATGCGCTCAACATGCCGTCGATCACTGCCGAGGAAGCGCCCAAGCTTGCGCCGTTCGTGCGCCTTGCCGAACAGCTTGGATCGTTTGCGGGTCAGCTGACCGAAACAGGCATTGAAGGGGTCCGACTGGAATATGCCGGTGCCGTTGCCGAAATGAATGTCCAGGCCCTGACGGCGGCTGCGCTCACCGGTCTGCTGACGCCCCTTTTGCAAACCGTGAACATGGTCTCCGCGCCGATCCTTGCAAAGGAACGGGGCATGAAGATCGAGGAAATCCGTCGGGAGAAGCAGGGCGCTTATGAAACCTATATCCGCCTGACGGTGATGACGGAACGCCAGGAGCGCTCTGTTGCTGGAACCGTCTTTGCCGATGGCAAGCCGCGCATCATCCAGGTGAAGGGCATCAACATGGAGGCCGAACTCGGGTCTCACATGCTCTACATCACCAATGAGGACAAGCCCGGCTTCATCGGTCATCTGGGCATGGAACTCGGCAACAACGGCGTCAACATCGCCACGTTCCACCTCGGACGGCTGGCGCCAGGCGATGACGCGATCTGTCTAGTGGAAGTGGATGGGGCCGTGTCGCAGGAGATCATGACGCGGCTGGAAACAGTGTCCCACGTCAAGCAGGTCAAGGCCCTGACGTTCTAG
- a CDS encoding phosphoserine transaminase, whose amino-acid sequence MTELTAKPDVRPANPNFSSGPCSKRPGWSLDQLAGTPLGRSHRAKPGKAKLAEAIDLTRKVLQVPENYRIGIVPASDTGAVEMALWSLLGARGVDMLAWESFGSGWVTDVIKQLKLDDARVLEAPYGELPDLAAVDFSRDVVFTWNGTTSGVRVPNGDWIPADREGLTICDATSAAFAQDLDFDKLDVVTFSWQKVLGGEAAHGVLILSPRAVERLESYTPSWPLPKIFRLTKGGKLIEGVFRGETINTPSMLCVEDYLDALKWADGLGGLDALRGRADANLKVLSDWVERTDWVDFLAVDPNTMSNTSVCLKVTDAGVRTLSADDQAAFAKGMVSALDAEGVAYDIGAYRDAPSGLRIWAGATIEASDLAALTAWLDWAFQSEKAKLPQAA is encoded by the coding sequence ATGACTGAGCTTACCGCAAAGCCGGACGTGCGTCCGGCCAATCCCAATTTTTCGTCCGGTCCCTGTTCCAAGCGCCCCGGCTGGTCTCTCGATCAGCTTGCTGGTACACCTTTGGGCCGCTCCCACCGCGCCAAACCGGGCAAGGCCAAACTGGCCGAAGCCATCGACCTGACCCGCAAGGTTCTTCAGGTGCCGGAAAACTACCGGATCGGCATTGTGCCGGCCTCCGACACCGGTGCCGTTGAAATGGCGCTCTGGTCCCTGCTGGGCGCGCGCGGCGTTGACATGCTGGCCTGGGAAAGCTTCGGCTCCGGCTGGGTGACGGACGTGATCAAGCAGCTCAAGCTCGACGATGCGCGGGTTCTGGAAGCGCCTTATGGCGAACTGCCGGATCTTGCTGCCGTCGACTTTTCCAGGGACGTGGTTTTCACCTGGAACGGTACGACGTCGGGTGTGCGGGTGCCGAATGGCGACTGGATCCCGGCCGACCGGGAAGGCCTGACCATCTGCGATGCAACCTCCGCCGCGTTCGCCCAGGATCTCGATTTCGACAAGCTCGACGTGGTGACCTTCTCCTGGCAGAAGGTCCTGGGCGGAGAAGCGGCCCACGGTGTCCTGATCCTGAGCCCGCGCGCCGTCGAGCGTCTGGAAAGCTATACGCCGAGCTGGCCGCTGCCGAAGATTTTCCGCCTGACCAAGGGTGGCAAGCTGATCGAAGGAGTGTTCCGCGGCGAGACCATCAACACCCCGTCCATGCTCTGCGTCGAGGATTATCTCGATGCCCTGAAATGGGCCGACGGACTTGGCGGTCTCGACGCGTTGCGCGGTCGAGCGGATGCCAATCTCAAGGTGCTGTCCGACTGGGTTGAACGAACCGACTGGGTGGATTTCCTGGCTGTCGACCCGAACACCATGTCGAACACGTCCGTCTGCCTGAAGGTAACGGATGCGGGCGTCCGGACGCTGTCGGCCGACGACCAGGCGGCGTTCGCGAAAGGCATGGTCAGTGCGCTTGATGCCGAAGGCGTCGCCTATGACATCGGCGCCTATCGGGACGCTCCGTCCGGTCTTCGGATCTGGGCAGGGGCAACCATTGAAGCTTCGGATCTCGCAGCCCTGACAGCCTGGCTGGACTGGGCGTTCCAGAGCGAAAAAGCGAAACTGCCTCAGGCTGCCTGA
- a CDS encoding histidine phosphatase family protein: MRIFLVRHGNTFGPGDKVVWVGARTDLDLTPEGRAQAKAVGKALKFLGAAPGALYFGPLKRTVQSAEEINELFGLSPDRCHVCEELREIDYGTWEGRSNDDIRADHGSEAIDGWQKRNVWPDGFNWSPSLDRIKANWAGLIGRVIAGREEGDAVIVSSNGIFKLVAEELGIPKENAKMATGSISVLNVSETGVISVELWSQRPGQILPD, translated from the coding sequence ATGAGGATTTTTCTTGTCCGGCACGGCAATACCTTTGGCCCCGGTGACAAGGTCGTGTGGGTTGGAGCTCGCACGGATCTGGACCTGACACCTGAAGGGCGCGCGCAGGCCAAAGCCGTCGGTAAAGCACTGAAGTTCCTGGGCGCTGCACCCGGAGCGCTCTATTTCGGTCCCCTGAAGCGCACAGTGCAGTCAGCCGAGGAGATCAATGAATTGTTCGGCCTTTCGCCAGACCGGTGCCACGTCTGCGAGGAACTTCGGGAAATCGACTACGGCACCTGGGAAGGGCGGTCCAACGACGACATCCGGGCCGATCATGGCAGCGAGGCCATTGACGGCTGGCAGAAGCGAAACGTCTGGCCCGACGGCTTCAACTGGTCACCTTCACTCGACCGGATCAAGGCGAACTGGGCGGGCCTGATTGGCAGGGTCATCGCCGGCCGCGAGGAGGGGGATGCGGTGATCGTGTCGAGCAATGGCATCTTCAAATTGGTCGCGGAAGAACTTGGGATTCCAAAGGAAAACGCAAAAATGGCAACCGGTTCCATTTCGGTGCTCAACGTGTCGGAGACCGGCGTGATCAGCGTCGAACTCTGGAGCCAGCGCCCGGGCCAGATCCTGCCAGACTGA
- a CDS encoding 3-deoxy-manno-octulosonate cytidylyltransferase has translation MTAAIVIPARYGSGRLPGKPLLEIRGMSMLERVWRIAKAVEGCSRVVIATEDQRIVDHAASFGAEAVLTPESCRNGTERTYAALAAADIQEEAIINFQGDALLTPPWVLEAMVEEFDSADRFDIVTPAVRLDDNALAAFMEHKKDNPSSGTTVVFDGKKNALYFSKQVIPYLRKKDAASVHRHIGLYGYTRAGLKAYVGLQESLLERTEGLEQLRALENGLVVRVTLVDYRGRTHASVDNKGDIELTEQIIDREGELVGA, from the coding sequence ATGACAGCAGCAATCGTGATACCGGCCCGCTACGGGTCGGGCCGGCTTCCGGGGAAGCCTCTTCTGGAAATCCGCGGCATGAGCATGCTGGAGCGCGTCTGGCGGATTGCGAAGGCCGTCGAAGGTTGCTCCCGCGTGGTGATCGCCACAGAAGACCAGCGCATTGTCGATCATGCTGCATCCTTCGGCGCCGAAGCCGTGCTGACACCGGAGAGCTGCCGCAATGGCACCGAGCGGACCTATGCCGCGCTGGCCGCGGCGGACATACAGGAAGAGGCGATCATCAACTTTCAGGGCGATGCATTGCTGACACCGCCCTGGGTTCTGGAAGCCATGGTCGAGGAATTTGACAGCGCCGACCGGTTCGACATCGTCACGCCCGCCGTCCGGCTGGATGACAATGCCCTGGCAGCCTTCATGGAGCACAAGAAGGACAACCCGTCGAGCGGCACCACAGTTGTTTTTGATGGCAAGAAAAACGCGCTCTATTTCTCCAAACAGGTCATTCCTTACCTCCGGAAAAAAGATGCTGCATCGGTTCACCGGCACATCGGGCTTTACGGCTACACGCGGGCCGGGCTGAAGGCCTATGTCGGCCTGCAGGAATCGCTGCTGGAACGCACGGAAGGCCTGGAGCAGCTGCGCGCCCTGGAAAACGGGCTGGTGGTGAGGGTCACCCTTGTTGACTACCGCGGCCGTACGCATGCCTCCGTCGACAACAAGGGCGACATCGAACTCACCGAACAGATTATCGACCGGGAAGGGGAGCTCGTCGGCGCATGA
- a CDS encoding phosphotransferase family protein: MSLDAEDLKAIVNRALGPEAACSMELVATIGGAINDVFRIRIGSQDYALRVRLRENLFAYEHNLIKETLAANFLASEKKGGISTDNETVLDQCLGAIGQPVKNSRCTLLPKVFFQDGSRELVPFPWLLQEWVSGELVASTTRDHFESIGKALAELHVSGFPRFRISFNDPWQDGGDWLDQICTKGETIAARLGLTIPWQALREEAVSQVSGFCLNHNDLQPFNIIASDGEIRFIDWDNLQIGPPEFDLVKLKYWTECGEDGLFRSNKEKYRRFLAGYQQVAGRSIQDGVFRICETVWLLRVMSFETARVSQGHRPAAPFRGPDHYRKCLKILFEGRNT; the protein is encoded by the coding sequence ATGAGCCTGGATGCCGAAGATCTCAAAGCCATCGTCAACCGTGCCCTGGGACCTGAAGCCGCATGCTCCATGGAACTGGTTGCCACAATTGGGGGAGCGATCAATGACGTGTTCCGGATTCGCATCGGTTCTCAGGACTATGCGTTGCGGGTCCGTTTGCGGGAGAACCTGTTCGCTTACGAACACAACCTGATCAAGGAAACCCTGGCAGCGAATTTTCTCGCTTCTGAAAAGAAGGGCGGTATTTCGACCGACAACGAGACTGTCCTTGATCAGTGTCTCGGCGCGATTGGACAACCCGTTAAGAACTCTCGCTGCACATTGTTGCCGAAGGTGTTCTTCCAGGATGGTTCGCGAGAGCTTGTACCCTTTCCCTGGCTGTTGCAGGAATGGGTGAGCGGGGAACTGGTTGCCAGCACAACGAGAGACCATTTCGAGAGCATCGGCAAAGCGCTCGCCGAATTGCATGTATCCGGCTTTCCACGCTTCAGGATCTCGTTCAACGATCCCTGGCAGGACGGAGGCGACTGGCTGGATCAGATTTGCACGAAGGGCGAAACGATCGCTGCACGGCTCGGACTGACGATCCCCTGGCAGGCTTTGCGGGAAGAGGCTGTTTCGCAGGTCAGCGGCTTCTGCCTCAATCACAATGATTTGCAGCCATTCAATATCATTGCGTCCGACGGGGAGATCCGGTTTATCGACTGGGACAATCTCCAGATCGGTCCGCCGGAATTCGACCTGGTGAAACTCAAGTACTGGACAGAATGTGGCGAAGACGGTTTGTTCCGGTCAAATAAGGAAAAGTATCGCAGGTTCCTTGCCGGATATCAGCAGGTGGCCGGACGGAGTATCCAGGACGGCGTCTTCAGGATTTGCGAAACAGTCTGGCTGCTGCGTGTGATGAGTTTTGAAACGGCACGGGTATCTCAGGGGCATCGGCCGGCCGCCCCGTTCCGCGGACCGGACCATTACCGGAAGTGTTTGAAGATTTTGTTCGAAGGCAGAAATACATGA
- a CDS encoding outer membrane protein, translated as MDNFFKRLSLTGFAVVLSTAGYAADLPTPVIEHVPIAPAAAGGFYLRGDIGYKIYSDPSGSFNDPVIGDLRYERESMDNAWMIGVGVGYQFNDYFRTDLTLDYETRATATGYAPCVGCATAGQFSKEQADIDVWTVMLNAYVDVGTWNRITPYVGAGIGAAYVNTSNKKSFNPDGSSPTYDGDNGQWNFAWALMAGAEYAFTPNWSLDAGYRYKNLGEAKSVKLVGVGSGGTRERWEDLTAHEFRLGARYNFNTTSAPTYYEPQGPITSNF; from the coding sequence ATGGACAATTTCTTTAAGCGTTTGTCTTTGACCGGCTTTGCTGTTGTGCTTTCCACTGCGGGCTACGCTGCGGACTTGCCAACTCCGGTCATCGAGCACGTGCCGATTGCTCCGGCTGCGGCTGGCGGATTCTATTTGCGCGGTGATATCGGATACAAAATCTATAGCGACCCAAGCGGTAGCTTCAACGATCCTGTGATCGGTGATCTGCGTTATGAGCGGGAAAGCATGGATAATGCCTGGATGATCGGCGTTGGTGTTGGCTACCAATTCAACGATTACTTCCGTACCGACCTGACGTTGGACTATGAGACACGTGCGACGGCAACTGGTTATGCTCCTTGCGTGGGCTGTGCAACAGCAGGGCAGTTCTCGAAAGAGCAGGCTGACATAGATGTCTGGACTGTGATGCTAAACGCCTATGTAGATGTTGGTACCTGGAATCGGATCACGCCCTACGTAGGGGCCGGTATTGGCGCTGCATATGTGAACACCAGCAACAAAAAGTCATTTAACCCGGATGGCTCAAGCCCGACTTATGACGGGGATAACGGCCAATGGAACTTTGCTTGGGCGCTGATGGCAGGTGCTGAATATGCGTTCACGCCTAATTGGAGCCTTGACGCCGGCTACCGGTACAAGAATCTCGGCGAAGCCAAGAGCGTTAAGCTTGTTGGCGTTGGTTCGGGTGGTACGCGAGAAAGATGGGAAGATCTGACTGCGCATGAGTTCCGCCTCGGTGCACGCTACAACTTTAACACTACTTCGGCTCCAACATATTACGAACCGCAGGGCCCGATCACGAGCAACTTCTGA